Below is a window of Chiloscyllium plagiosum isolate BGI_BamShark_2017 unplaced genomic scaffold, ASM401019v2 scaf_38897, whole genome shotgun sequence DNA.
CAGCAAACCCAAGTATGATCAAATTGGGAGAAAAGTTTGGGGATTTCAATCCAAGAACCATCGGGCAGCCTTAAAACGTTTAGTTTATCAAAACGGtacctccccctcccgctcccctACCTTGTGAGCCCGGCTCCTGACGCACTCTCCCACAGCCTCCTCGAAGTCCCCCGCAGCGTGTAGCCAGGCCTGACGCGCCTCGTCCCTGGAGACAGGGCCCACCTGGTCCTGGGCCATGGTGTGGCCTTTCTGGGAGGCCAGGTCGGCGATACTGTCCAGCATCTGGGGCAGCTCCGTCTGCAGCCAGGCCAGGGGCTCCTCTGTGCCCGAGCTGCGGAGAGCACAGCACACTTCCTCGGGGCTCACCAGCTGCTCCTCGCCCATCTGTGAACACAACACGGGACCGTCACTGCAACACCCACCGGGCACAAGGCAACACGCCACCTTCACTCCAATACCCACCGGGCACAAGGCAACACGCCACCTTCACTCCAATACCCACCGGGCACAAGGCAACACGCCACCTTCACTCCAATACCCACCGGGCACAAGGCAACACGCCACCTTCACTCCAATACCCACCGGGCACAAGGCAACACGCCACCTTCACTCCAATACCCACCGGGCACAAGGCAACACGCCACCTTCACTCCAATACCCACCGGGCACAAGGCAACACGCCACCTTCACTCCAATACCCACCGGGCACAGGGCAACACGCCACCTTCACTCCAATACCCACCGGGCACAGGGCAACACGCCACCTTCACTCCAATACCCACCGGGCACAGGGCAACACGCCACCTTCACTCCAATACCCACCGGGCACAGGGCAACACGCCACCTTCACTCCAATACCCACCGGGCACAGGGCAACACGCTACCTTCACTCCGATACCCGAGCACAGGGCAACACGCCCTCATTCCAATACCCACCGGGCACAGGGCAACACGCCACCTTCACTCCAATACCCACCGGGCACAGGGCAACACGCCACCTTCACTCCAATACCCACCGGGCACAGGGCAACACGCCACCTTCACTCCAATACCCACCGGGCACAGGGCAACACGCCACCTTCACTCCAATACCCACCGGGCACAGGGCAACACGCCACCTTCACTCCAATACCCACCGGGCACAGGGCAACACGCCACCTTCACTCCAATACCCACCGGGCACAGGGCAACACGCCACCTTCACTCCAATACCCACCGGGCACAGGGCAACACGCCACCTTCACTCCAATACCCACCGGGCACAGGGCAACACGCCACCTTCACTCCAATACCCACCGGGCACAGGGCAACACGCCACCTTCACTCCAATACCCACCGGGCACAGGGCAACACGCCACCTTCACTCCAATACCCACCGGGCACAGGGCAACACGCCACCTTCACTCCAATACCCACCGGGCACAGGGCAACACGCCACCTTCACTCCAATACCCACCGGGCACAGGGCAACACGCCACCTTCACTCCAATACCCACCGGGCACAGGGCAACACGCCACCTTCACTCCAATACCCACCGGGCACAGGGCAACACGCTACCTTCACTCCGATACCCGAGCACAGGGCAACACGCCTTCATTCCAATACCCACCGGGCACAGGGCAACACTCCACCTTCACTCCAATACCCACCAGGCACAGGGTAACACAGCAGCCCAGCCATACGCCCGCTCCTCCAACAGCACTTAGAAAACAGAGTCTATGTACACTCATGCAGCAACCACTcaatgccgacccagatatccctaacctaatctagtcccacctgccagcacttggcccatatccctccaaaccctccctattcatgtccccatccagatgcctttgaaatgctgtcattgtaccagcctccaccacttcctctggcagctcattccacacacgcaccaccctctgtgtggtgTCCCAGGGAGACAGGATAATGAGGAAGGCGTtcagtacacttgcctttataggtcagagtattgagtacaggagttgggaggtcatgttgcggctgtacaggacattggttagggccactgttggaatattgcatgcaccctccgggtgctccggtttcctcccacagtccaaagatgtgcagggccaggtgaattggccaaactaaattgcccgtagtgttaggtaaggggtaaatgtaggggtatgggtgggtttcgcttcggcgggtcggtgtggacttgttgggccgaagggcctgtttccacactgtaatctaatctaatctaatctcatctaatctaattctgtctccctgctccaggaaggatgttgtgaaacttgaaagggttcggacaagttgtacaaggatgttggagggtttgagctacagggagacactgaacaggctggggctgttttccctggagcgtcggaggctgaggggtgaccttatagaggtttataaaattacgaggggcgtggatagggtaaataggcaaagtcttttccctggggtcggggagtcgagaactagaggggcatagattagattagattccctacagcgtggaaacaggcccttcggcccaacaagtccacaccgaccctctgataggtttagggtgaggagggaaaagatttaaaagagacctttttcacacagagggtggtgcgtgcgtggaatgagctgccagaggaagtggtgggggctggtacaatgacagcagttAAAAGCTGGAtgggggcaggaataggaagggtttggatggatatgggccaagtgctggcaaatgggactcgattaggttcgggatatctgggtcagcatggacgagttgggtcgaagggtctgtttccgtgctgtacatctctatggttctatTTGCCAGGGCTCTGTCGATATTCTGGGGcgtgagggaggaggtgaggtCGGGTGTGCTGAAAACCATTGAAGGTCGACACCATCGCCCAGATCCAGATGGGATCGAATCCCAGGATACCGAGGGAGCCGAGGATTTGTGTCTCCTCATTAGCCACAACGAAGGTCCGGGGAGATTGGAGAGTAGGCCATGAGGATAATCCGGGGAAGGGTCGGCCTGTCAGCCCTATGTCAGTGGGAGATTGCCAGGGACAGGGATTCCCTTGCATTTGGAAGAGAAGGGATTCATGAGGGAccgtcagcgtggctttgtgcacGGGATGTCTTGCCCCACATTGTGGGGAAGTGACGAAGGTGATCGATGAGGGGGGTTGGCAGTGGAAGGACTTGACTAAAGTATTCAACAAGGTCCCTTGCAGGAGGCTGGTCCACAAGATTACGCCCAGTGAGATCTGCGGGGAGGTGACATATTGGCTCGGTCTGAGAACACAGAGGAGAGGTGGGCTGGGGCGATTTCTGACTGGGAGCTCAGTCAATAggggtgtcccgcagggatcagtaccaCCACCACTGCTGTCTGCCAACGCTTTAAATGACAGAGAGAgtgatggagttgtggacagtgagcaAGGTTCTCAAAGGATATGGCAGGACATAGACCAGTTGGAAAGTCGGGATGGGATTTGGCCGAGGGAGTTGCGTCCGGCCAGGTGTGGAGTGATGCATTGTGGGAGGTCTAATGCAAGAGGGTGGGGCGCTTGGAACACGGCGGGAGCGATCCAAGATGGCGGCCAAGGGAGTTCCATCCGGCCCAGTGTGGTGTGATGCATTGTGGGAGGTCGAATGTGTGAAGGTGGGCGCTTGGAACACGGCGGGAGCGATCCAAGGTGGCGGCCAAGGGAGTTCCGTCCGGCCCAGTGTGGTGCGATGCAttgtgggaggtcaaatgcaagagggtGGGGCGCTTGGAACACGGCGGGAGCGATCCAAGATGGCGGCCTACTCACGCGGATCATCTGCACCAGGCGCAGTCCGGCTGCCCGCATCTCCTCCTGCCTAGCATGGTCCGCCAGCTCACCAGCACCTCCGGCCGCCAGCGACTCCCCCACTCCCACAAGCTCCTCCGGCCTGTGCTGCTGGGCACGGGGGCTCACCCCGGCCTGGCCATGGCTGTGCCCAGCCAGGGTGGCGTTGGTCCGGTCGCACATCTCGCAGATCCGGCCCAGGGTCACGTTCAGGTAGGTGCAGAACTGGCACTGCCAGCCCTGTGTGCGAGGGGGTAGACAGGAGGTgggtgagacagacagagagagacagacaaagcaagagagagagagaggtagagagagagaaataaagaaagaaagaatgagagagagagagagagaatgagagagacgcacagagagagagagagagagagacaaagcagaaagagagagacaaacaatttctgtttttgtatcagaaAGAACCAGTTGCTCACAGGAACACACTCCCCCTCAGAGATTTGAGTAACCCCCTACCACCGCCCAGCGAGGGTTAGCCTTGCGGGGCATCACTCTCCAACCCTCCACCGTGACAGAAGGGAGGTGGTGGGAAGAAGGGCGGGGTGCGCGGAGGGCCCCACAATCCCACAAATGATATCGGGGGGGAAGAGTGCCGAGGGGNNNNNNNNNNNNNNNNNNNNNNNNNNNNNNNNNNNNNNNNNNNNNNNNNNNNNNNNNNNNNNNNNNNNNNNNNNNNNNNNNNNNNNNNNNNNNNNNNNNNNNNNNNNNNNNNNNNNNNNNNNNNNNNNNNNNNNNNNNNNNNNNNNNNNNNNNNNNNNNNNNNNNNNNNNNNNNNNNNNNNNNNNNNNNNNNNNNNNNNNNNNNNNNNNNNNNNNNNNNNNNNNNNNNNNNNNNNNNNNNNNNNNNNNNNNNNNNNNNNNNNNNNNNNNNNNNNNNNNNNNNNNNNNNNNNNNNNNNNNNNNNNNNNNNNNNNNNNNNNNNNNNNNNNNNNNNNNNNNNNNNNNNNNNNNNNNNNNNNNNNNNNNNNNNNNNNNNNNNNNNNNNNNNNNNNNNNNNNNNNNNNNNNNNNNNNNNNNNNNNNNNNNNNNNNNNNNNNNNNNNNNNNNNNNNNNNNNNNNNNNNNNNNNNNNNNNNNNNNNNNNNNNNNNNNNNNNNNNNNNNNNNNNNNNNNNNNNNNNNNNNNNNNNNNNNNNNNNNNNNNNNNNNNNNNNNNNNNNNNNNNNNNNNNNNNNNNNNNNNNNNNNNNNNNNNNNNNNNNNNNNNNNNNNNNNNNNNNNNNNNNNNNNNNNNNNNNNNNNNNNNNNNNNNNNNNNNNNNNNNNNNNNNNNNNNNNNNNNNNNNNNNNNNNNNNNNNNNNNNNNNNNNNNNNNNNNNNNNNNNNNNNNNNNNNNNNNNNNNNNNNNNNNNNNNNNNNNNNNNNNNNNNNNNNNNNNNNNNNNNNNNNNNNNNNNNNNNNNNNNNNNNNNNNNNNNNNNNNNNNNNNNNNNNNNNNNNNNNNNNNNNNNNNNNNNNNNNNNNNNNNNNNNNNNNNNNNNNNNNNNNNNNNNNNNNNNNNNNNNNNNNNNNNNNNNNNNNNNNNNNNNNNNNNNNNNNNNNNNNNNNNNNNNNNNNNNNNNNNNNNNNNNNNNNNNNNNNNNNNNNNNNNNNNNNNNNNNNNNNNNNNNNNNNNNNNNNNNNNNNNNNNNNNNNNNNNNNNNNNNNNNNNNNNNNNNNNNNNNNNNNNNNNNNNNNNNNNNNNNNNNNNNNNNNNNNNNNNNNNNNNNNNNNNNNNNNNNNNNNNNNNNNNNNNNNNNNNNNNNNNNNNNNNNNNNNNNNNNNNNNNNNNNNNNNNNNNNNNNNNNNNNNNNNNNNNNNNNNNNNNNNNNNNNNNNNNNNNNNNNNNNNNNNNNNNNNNNNNNNNNNNNNNNNNNNNNNNNNNNNNNNNNNNNNNNNNNNNNNNNNNNNNNNNNNNNNNNNNNNNNNNNNNNNNNNNNNNNNNNNNNNNNNNNNNNNNNNNNNNNNNNNNNNNNNNNNNNNNNNNNNNNNNNNNNNNNNNNNNNNNNNNNNNNNNNNNNNNNNNNNNNNNNNNNNNNNNNNNNNNNNNNNNNNNNNNNNNNNNNNNNNNNNNNNNNNNNNNNNNNNNNNNNNNNNNNNNNNNNNNNNNNNNNNNNNNNNNNNNNNNNNNNNNNNNNNNNNNNNNNNNNNNNNNNNNNNNNNNNNNNNNNNNNNNNNNNNNNNNNNNNNNNNNNNNNNNNNNNNNNNNNNNNNNNNNNNNNNNNNNNNNNNNNNNNNNNNNNNNNNNNNNNNNNNNNNNNNNNNNNNNNNNNNNNNNNNNNNNNNNNNNNNNNNNNNNNNNNNNNNNNNNNNNNNNNNNNNNNNNNNNNNNNNNNNNNNNNNNNNNNNNNNNNNNNNNNNNNNNNNNNNNNNNNNNNNNNNNNNNNNNNNNNNNNNNNNNNNNNNNNNNNNNNNNNNNNNNNNNNNNNNNNNNNNNNNNNNNNNNNNNNNNNNNNNNNNNNNNNNNNNNNNNNNNNNNNNNNNNNNNNNNNNNNNNNNNNNNNNNNNNNNNNNNNNNNNNNNNNNNNNNNNNNNNNNNNNNNN
It encodes the following:
- the LOC122546554 gene encoding E3 ubiquitin-protein ligase RNF31-like; this translates as MCDRTNATLAGHSHGQAGVSPRAQQHRPEELVGVGESLAAGGAGELADHARQEEMRAAGLRLVQMIRMGEEQLVSPEEVCCALRSSGTEEPLAWLQTELPQMLDSIADLASQKGHTMAQDQVGPVSRDEARQAWLHAAGDFEEAVGECVRSRAHKFREICAMGFSDQQEVLQALYMNRGDVDKAVIDLQRQLLEPFHTHIWQEDEVSIQLDHPNREVSGHGLGSGGYGKPARRRG